From a single Sinomonas atrocyanea genomic region:
- a CDS encoding ATP-dependent helicase gives MTAIATPAAAPVARTAPAGAAPQLTLLAPKGRADAVPFSPSPDQEAVLALRPGSGPVLVWGAPGTGKSRVLVEAAAARVERDGLDPAGVLLLAPARAASARLRDAFTARLDRSLSAPPARTWQSYAFDLIRRARAEGRIDWLTRPPRLLSGAEQDLIVKELLEGHRASGRGPAWPQGFEAALSTRGFRHEVRELFDRVTEYGTTADELADLGARAGRPEWVAAAQLYTEYRDVLELRMPEAFDPAGIITAARMILLEDPELLAQERARLGLICVDDVQESSPSVLELLAVLGQGRDLIATAAPDVVVQGFRGARPGLVPSLRALLGTVTELSLGTSHRLPEGIAEAWRGVAQRISAVPGGQAARRLVPPPSTREEEGTARPAAEAHVLHSALHELRYLAHRIQEARLLGAVEYGQMAVIVRSGGRLEQIQRFLSGQGIPVKVPVAETAVRDEAAVRPLLTAFRVALRPEELTAETAVELLTSRIGGATALELRRLRQSLRQIELAAGGGRASDALLVEALEVPGALDPLGVEASAARRIARMIAKGRAAAEEPGATAETVLWALWDAAALSKRWYALAVSGGTLGLRADRDLDALMALFHTAERYVDRLPGASPAQFLDYLTEQELPMDTLAPRAQAEDAVELLTPASAAGREWRLVFVAGLQDGVWPNTRLRGELLGSTLFADCLDLGVVSALLVPTRSRLQDIRYDELRSFSAAISRATERLVCTAASTEDEVPSPFLDYVAPLPVGVTVRPYTEVPRTLGLRPLVAELRQSVEADDADAPYAAALLAALAAADAPGAHPGQWYGLAPLSSTGPVVPEDGTVYVSPSKVETATKNPLDWFVSAAGGEAATDFARSLGTLVHAIAQDLPEGTSADYLAELKRRWASLGLADTWEGELDFERAQAMVRKLAEYVRVNGRELLGVEVDFEASLGSVGTAEIAARTVLRGQVDRLELDEDGRLVVVDLKTGRRKPKAADLEQHAQLAAYQVAVVAGAFGEDAVLNRGPVPGGAELVQLGDGTVKLTVQQQAALEDAAWAVQLVERAAEVMAGDHFEARHEPGGGFTGGCRLPDICPLCARGRQVTE, from the coding sequence ATGACAGCGATCGCCACCCCGGCCGCGGCACCCGTTGCCCGGACCGCGCCCGCGGGAGCGGCCCCGCAGCTGACCCTCCTCGCTCCGAAGGGCCGTGCGGATGCAGTGCCCTTCTCGCCCTCGCCCGACCAGGAGGCCGTGCTCGCCCTGCGCCCGGGAAGCGGTCCGGTGCTCGTGTGGGGTGCTCCCGGTACCGGCAAGAGCCGGGTCCTCGTGGAGGCGGCCGCGGCCCGGGTGGAGCGCGACGGCCTCGATCCGGCGGGAGTCCTGCTCCTCGCCCCGGCACGCGCAGCCTCTGCGCGGCTGAGGGACGCGTTCACTGCGCGCCTCGACCGCAGCCTGAGCGCCCCTCCGGCGCGCACCTGGCAGTCCTACGCCTTCGACCTCATCCGGCGGGCGCGGGCCGAGGGGCGGATCGACTGGCTCACCCGCCCCCCGCGCCTGCTGTCCGGGGCGGAGCAGGACCTCATCGTCAAGGAGCTGCTGGAAGGGCACCGCGCCTCAGGCCGCGGACCCGCGTGGCCGCAGGGGTTCGAGGCGGCCCTGTCCACCCGGGGATTCCGGCACGAGGTCCGGGAGCTGTTCGACCGGGTCACCGAGTACGGCACGACGGCGGACGAGCTCGCTGATCTCGGCGCCCGCGCAGGGCGCCCCGAGTGGGTCGCGGCCGCCCAGCTGTACACCGAGTACCGGGACGTCCTCGAGCTGCGCATGCCTGAGGCCTTCGATCCCGCAGGGATCATTACGGCGGCCCGCATGATCCTGCTCGAGGATCCCGAGCTGCTCGCACAGGAGAGGGCCCGCCTCGGCCTGATCTGCGTCGACGACGTCCAGGAGTCCAGCCCGTCGGTCCTGGAACTCCTCGCCGTCCTGGGCCAGGGCCGCGACCTCATCGCGACCGCCGCCCCCGACGTGGTGGTGCAGGGCTTCCGCGGGGCGCGGCCCGGCCTCGTGCCCAGCCTGCGGGCCCTCCTCGGCACCGTCACGGAACTGTCGCTGGGCACCTCGCACCGGCTGCCGGAGGGGATCGCCGAGGCGTGGCGGGGGGTCGCGCAGCGGATCTCCGCCGTGCCCGGGGGCCAGGCGGCCCGCCGGCTCGTTCCGCCGCCGTCCACCAGGGAAGAGGAGGGGACGGCGCGGCCCGCCGCCGAGGCGCACGTCCTGCACTCCGCACTCCACGAACTGCGCTACCTCGCCCACCGGATCCAGGAGGCGCGCCTGCTCGGCGCGGTGGAGTACGGGCAGATGGCGGTCATCGTCAGGTCCGGCGGCCGGCTCGAGCAGATCCAGCGCTTCCTCTCCGGCCAGGGGATCCCCGTCAAGGTCCCCGTGGCCGAGACCGCGGTGCGCGATGAGGCGGCCGTGCGGCCGCTGCTGACGGCGTTCCGCGTCGCCCTGCGGCCCGAGGAGCTGACCGCGGAGACGGCGGTCGAGCTGCTGACCTCCCGCATCGGAGGTGCAACCGCGCTGGAGCTGCGGCGCCTGCGGCAGTCCCTCCGGCAGATCGAGCTCGCGGCCGGCGGGGGACGCGCGAGCGACGCACTCCTCGTCGAGGCACTCGAGGTCCCGGGCGCCCTCGACCCGCTCGGCGTCGAGGCCAGCGCCGCGCGCCGGATCGCCCGCATGATCGCCAAGGGGCGGGCGGCCGCCGAGGAGCCCGGGGCCACCGCCGAGACCGTCCTGTGGGCGCTCTGGGACGCGGCGGCCCTCTCGAAGCGGTGGTACGCCCTGGCTGTCTCGGGCGGCACTCTGGGTCTGCGCGCGGACCGCGACCTCGACGCCCTCATGGCCCTCTTCCACACCGCCGAACGGTACGTCGACAGGCTCCCCGGGGCGTCTCCCGCGCAGTTCCTGGACTACCTCACGGAACAGGAACTGCCCATGGACACCCTCGCGCCGCGCGCCCAGGCGGAGGATGCGGTCGAGCTCCTCACCCCCGCCAGCGCCGCCGGCCGCGAATGGCGGCTGGTCTTCGTCGCCGGGCTCCAGGACGGCGTCTGGCCGAACACGCGGCTGCGCGGCGAGCTCCTCGGCAGCACCCTCTTCGCGGACTGCCTCGACCTCGGCGTGGTCTCGGCCCTGCTCGTGCCGACCCGATCGCGGCTCCAGGACATCCGCTACGACGAGCTGCGCTCCTTCTCCGCCGCGATCTCGCGCGCGACCGAGCGGCTCGTGTGCACCGCGGCATCCACCGAGGACGAGGTCCCCTCCCCGTTCCTGGACTACGTCGCTCCGCTGCCGGTGGGAGTCACCGTGCGGCCGTACACCGAGGTGCCCCGCACCCTCGGGCTCAGGCCGCTCGTCGCGGAGCTCCGGCAGTCTGTCGAGGCCGACGACGCCGACGCGCCCTACGCCGCAGCGCTGCTCGCCGCACTGGCCGCCGCCGATGCCCCCGGCGCCCATCCCGGCCAGTGGTACGGGCTCGCTCCCTTGAGCAGCACCGGCCCGGTGGTACCCGAGGACGGCACCGTCTACGTCTCCCCGTCCAAGGTAGAGACCGCCACCAAGAACCCCTTGGACTGGTTCGTCTCCGCGGCCGGCGGCGAGGCGGCCACCGACTTCGCCCGGAGCCTCGGGACCCTCGTGCACGCGATCGCGCAGGACCTCCCCGAGGGGACCTCGGCCGACTACCTCGCGGAGCTGAAGCGGCGCTGGGCGAGCCTCGGCCTCGCAGACACCTGGGAGGGCGAGCTCGACTTCGAACGCGCGCAGGCGATGGTCCGCAAGCTCGCCGAGTACGTCCGCGTGAACGGGCGGGAGCTCCTCGGCGTCGAGGTCGACTTCGAGGCCTCCCTCGGGTCCGTCGGCACGGCCGAGATCGCTGCCCGCACGGTCCTCCGTGGACAGGTGGACCGGCTCGAGCTCGACGAGGACGGCCGGCTGGTGGTCGTCGACCTCAAGACCGGGCGCCGCAAGCCGAAGGCAGCGGACCTCGAACAGCATGCCCAGCTGGCCGCATACCAGGTCGCCGTGGTTGCGGGCGCCTTCGGCGAGGACGCGGTCCTGAACCGGGGTCCTGTCCCCGGCGGTGCCGAACTCGTCCAGCTGGGGGACGGGACGGTCAAGCTCACCGTCCAGCAGCAGGCGGCCCTCGAGGATGCCGCCTGGGCCGTCCAGCTGGTCGAGCGGGCCGCAGAGGTCATGGCCGGGGACCACTTCGAGGCCCGGCACGAACCGGGCGGGGGTTTCACCGGGGGCTGCCGGCTCCCCGACATCTGCCCGCTCTGCGCCCGGGGACGGCAGGTGACCGAGTGA
- a CDS encoding MGMT family protein — MREEFVEAVLAVVDLVPPGSVLAYGDVAELLGAGGPRQVGSVMSRYSGDVGWWRVLKANGAAPESHEERALRHYLAEGTPLRGDPHRGPWRVDIARARWAPTDSELDAVEEIAEALQRALRRTSGAEAELSDPDGGMEP; from the coding sequence ATGCGGGAGGAGTTCGTCGAGGCGGTCCTGGCCGTCGTCGACCTCGTGCCCCCGGGGTCGGTGCTGGCCTATGGCGATGTCGCCGAACTCCTCGGCGCCGGCGGCCCCCGGCAGGTGGGCTCCGTGATGTCGCGCTACAGCGGCGACGTCGGCTGGTGGCGGGTGCTCAAGGCCAATGGTGCCGCCCCCGAGTCCCATGAGGAGCGCGCGCTGCGGCACTACCTCGCAGAAGGGACGCCGCTGCGAGGCGACCCGCACCGCGGACCGTGGCGGGTCGACATCGCCCGGGCACGCTGGGCGCCCACGGACAGCGAGCTCGACGCGGTCGAGGAGATCGCCGAAGCGCTCCAGCGCGCTCTTCGCCGGACTTCGGGCGCCGAGGCAGAACTGTCGGACCCCGACGGTGGAATGGAACCATGA
- a CDS encoding 3'-5' exonuclease: MTWSTQTRAAFDLETTGRNSRAARIVTASIVVLGPDGSIESEHEWLADPGVEIPAEAAEVHGVTTEKARAEGRPAREVVAEVATTLQALFDRGVPVVAFNAAYDFTVMAAECARHGLPQLTRFPVLDPYVINKQVERYRKGKRTLGALCEQYGVILTDAHSSAADALAAAQLLDAMAGRFPELDRPAAHLHRSQVDWSAAQAADFQAYLRRTKPAAVVEGDWPVLAPHDAGQAGF, translated from the coding sequence ATGACGTGGAGCACGCAGACCAGGGCAGCGTTCGATCTCGAGACGACCGGGCGCAACTCCCGCGCCGCGCGCATCGTCACCGCGAGCATCGTGGTGCTCGGGCCGGACGGCAGCATCGAGTCGGAGCACGAGTGGCTCGCCGATCCGGGCGTCGAGATCCCGGCCGAGGCCGCCGAGGTCCACGGGGTCACCACCGAGAAGGCGCGCGCGGAGGGCCGTCCCGCCCGCGAGGTCGTTGCAGAGGTCGCGACGACCCTGCAGGCCCTCTTCGACCGCGGCGTTCCCGTCGTCGCCTTCAATGCGGCGTACGACTTCACGGTCATGGCGGCGGAGTGCGCGCGCCATGGGCTCCCCCAGCTCACCCGGTTCCCGGTCCTGGACCCGTACGTCATCAACAAGCAGGTGGAGCGGTACCGCAAGGGCAAGCGAACCCTCGGGGCGCTCTGCGAACAGTACGGCGTCATCCTCACCGACGCGCACAGCTCCGCTGCGGACGCCCTCGCCGCGGCCCAGCTGCTCGACGCGATGGCCGGCCGGTTCCCGGAGCTCGACCGCCCCGCGGCGCACCTCCACCGCAGCCAGGTGGACTGGTCGGCAGCGCAGGCCGCGGACTTCCAGGCCTACCTGCGCCGGACGAAGCCCGCCGCGGTGGTCGAGGGCGACTGGCCCGTGCTCGCGCCGCATGACGCGGGGCAGGCCGGCTTCTAG
- a CDS encoding substrate-binding periplasmic protein — protein sequence MKLKAPKWLAAAPVAAVLALSLAACGGGSSASGTPTDALKGSDQQSTDKYTTASVTPLDKIDKSKLGLITPGTIKVGTLSDAPPNIFIDSSGNFTGYDNELLKAMAAKLGLKVEFVSTKFQSLLAQVKTKQFDMGSSSISTTDSRRQTVGFTNGYDFGYMAIVTKDGAKVKSFDDLKQGVRIGVVQGTVQDDFVTNTLKLDPVRFPDYNTVYASVKSGQVDAWVAPSQQAEGQVKPGDGTTIAQKKVNTQNFTAYAVAKDNQPLTDALNSALDAVIADGTWSKLTAQWYPDRKTLKDQTPEGWKPGSKAVQVSAAK from the coding sequence ATGAAGCTCAAGGCACCCAAGTGGCTTGCCGCCGCGCCCGTCGCGGCCGTCCTCGCCCTCTCGCTCGCCGCGTGCGGCGGCGGAAGCTCCGCCTCCGGCACGCCGACGGACGCGCTCAAGGGCAGCGACCAGCAGTCCACGGACAAGTACACGACCGCCTCGGTCACCCCGCTGGACAAGATCGACAAGTCCAAGCTCGGCCTCATCACCCCGGGCACGATCAAGGTGGGCACGCTCTCCGACGCGCCGCCGAACATCTTCATCGACAGCAGCGGCAACTTCACCGGCTACGACAACGAGCTCCTCAAGGCCATGGCGGCCAAGCTGGGGCTGAAGGTCGAGTTCGTCTCCACGAAGTTCCAGAGCCTGCTGGCCCAGGTCAAGACGAAGCAGTTCGACATGGGCTCGTCCTCGATCTCGACCACTGACTCCCGCCGCCAGACGGTCGGGTTCACCAACGGCTACGACTTCGGCTACATGGCGATCGTCACCAAGGACGGCGCCAAGGTGAAGTCCTTCGACGACCTCAAGCAGGGCGTGCGCATCGGCGTTGTCCAGGGCACCGTCCAGGACGATTTCGTCACCAACACCCTCAAGCTCGACCCGGTCCGCTTCCCGGACTACAACACGGTCTACGCGAGCGTGAAGAGCGGCCAGGTCGACGCCTGGGTCGCCCCCTCCCAGCAGGCGGAGGGCCAGGTCAAACCCGGTGACGGCACCACGATCGCGCAGAAGAAGGTCAACACGCAGAACTTCACCGCGTACGCCGTGGCGAAGGACAACCAGCCGCTCACGGACGCGCTGAACTCGGCCCTCGATGCCGTGATCGCGGACGGCACGTGGTCCAAGCTCACCGCCCAGTGGTACCCGGACCGCAAGACCCTCAAGGACCAGACGCCCGAGGGCTGGAAGCCGGGCAGCAAGGCCGTCCAGGTCAGCGCCGCCAAGTAA
- a CDS encoding amino acid ABC transporter permease → MDYLANLGDTFFNWKVIGEVLPSLFTVGLPNTLVLALSSGIIGTVLGMLLALMGIARNPVARWIARVYTDIFRGLPAILTILAIGLGFGPIVRELTGITSPYPMGVAALSLISAAYIGEIFRSGIQSVEKGQLEAARALGFAYGPSMRLIVVPQGVRRVLPALVNQFIALIKDSSLVFTLGLLSSERELFQIGQDEAARTGNLSGYVAAGIFYLVMTIPLTHLVNWIDARLRTGRAKNRAERAEPDEAAAVVGKGAQA, encoded by the coding sequence ATGGATTACCTGGCCAATCTCGGCGACACCTTCTTCAACTGGAAGGTCATCGGCGAGGTCCTGCCCTCCCTCTTCACGGTGGGCCTCCCGAACACGCTCGTGCTCGCCCTCTCCTCGGGGATCATCGGCACAGTCCTCGGGATGCTGCTCGCCCTCATGGGCATCGCCCGGAATCCTGTGGCGCGATGGATCGCCCGGGTGTACACGGACATCTTCCGTGGACTCCCGGCGATCCTGACCATCCTTGCGATCGGCCTCGGGTTCGGTCCGATCGTCCGCGAGCTCACCGGCATCACGAGCCCGTACCCCATGGGGGTCGCGGCGCTGTCGCTCATCTCGGCGGCCTACATCGGCGAGATCTTCCGCTCGGGCATCCAGAGCGTGGAGAAGGGCCAGCTCGAGGCAGCCCGGGCACTGGGCTTCGCCTACGGGCCGTCGATGCGCCTCATCGTCGTGCCGCAGGGCGTGCGCCGGGTCCTGCCGGCCCTCGTGAACCAGTTCATCGCGCTCATCAAGGACTCCTCGCTGGTGTTCACCCTCGGGCTGCTCTCCTCCGAGCGTGAGCTGTTCCAGATCGGCCAGGACGAGGCGGCCCGCACGGGCAACCTCTCGGGGTACGTCGCCGCGGGGATCTTCTACCTGGTCATGACGATCCCGCTCACGCACCTCGTGAACTGGATCGATGCGCGCCTGCGCACGGGCCGCGCCAAGAACCGCGCCGAGCGCGCCGAACCGGACGAGGCCGCCGCCGTCGTCGGGAAGGGAGCCCAGGCATGA
- a CDS encoding amino acid ABC transporter ATP-binding protein produces MSQFSSGSLEAKGIHLAFGSNKVLRGIDLEVPAGTTASVIGPSGSGKSTLLRVMNRLIEPDAGDILLDGRSVLKDNPDELRRRIGMVFQQFNLFPHKSVGENVAFALRKLRGLPKEQAREEALTQLDLVGLKHKADVRPATLSGGQQQRVAIARALAMKPEVMFFDEATSALDPELVKGILALMADLAEGGMTMVVVTHEMGFSRNVSDTVMFMDGGVAVETGAPERIFDDPQTDRLKRFLSDVL; encoded by the coding sequence ATGAGCCAGTTCTCCTCTGGATCGCTCGAGGCGAAGGGCATCCACCTCGCCTTCGGCAGCAACAAGGTGCTCCGTGGCATCGACCTCGAGGTCCCGGCCGGGACCACGGCGTCGGTCATCGGCCCCTCCGGATCCGGCAAGTCGACCCTCCTGCGGGTCATGAACCGGCTCATCGAACCGGATGCCGGGGACATCCTCCTCGACGGCAGGTCCGTCCTGAAGGACAACCCGGACGAGCTCCGCCGCCGCATCGGCATGGTCTTCCAGCAGTTCAACCTCTTCCCGCACAAGAGCGTCGGCGAGAACGTCGCCTTCGCCCTGCGGAAGCTGCGCGGGCTGCCCAAGGAGCAGGCCCGCGAGGAGGCGCTGACGCAGCTCGACCTCGTCGGACTCAAGCACAAGGCCGATGTCCGGCCGGCGACGCTCTCGGGCGGCCAGCAGCAGCGCGTCGCGATCGCCCGCGCGCTCGCGATGAAGCCGGAGGTCATGTTCTTCGACGAGGCGACCTCGGCGCTCGATCCGGAGCTCGTCAAGGGCATCCTCGCGCTCATGGCGGACCTCGCCGAGGGCGGGATGACCATGGTGGTCGTGACCCACGAGATGGGCTTCTCGCGCAACGTCTCGGACACCGTGATGTTCATGGACGGCGGCGTGGCGGTCGAGACCGGAGCCCCGGAGCGGATCTTCGACGACCCGCAGACCGACCGGCTCAAGCGCTTCCTCAGCGACGTGCTCTGA
- a CDS encoding Lrp/AsnC family transcriptional regulator: protein MIDALDRSILRTLQQDGRMTATALAAEVGLTVAPCHRRLKDLEQSGVIRGYRAEVDPAKVGLGFGAMVFVTLRETSREAIRAFEDAVVAEPQIIEGYRLFGDPDFLLRCVAEDLPAYQRLYDEHLAALPGVAKLTSTIVMRDLKGTGGLPL, encoded by the coding sequence GTGATCGACGCACTCGACAGAAGTATTTTGCGCACCCTCCAGCAGGATGGCCGGATGACGGCCACGGCCCTCGCCGCCGAGGTGGGCCTGACGGTCGCCCCCTGCCACCGCCGGCTCAAGGACCTCGAGCAGTCGGGGGTGATCCGCGGCTACCGGGCGGAGGTGGACCCGGCCAAGGTCGGGCTCGGGTTCGGCGCCATGGTGTTCGTGACGCTGCGCGAGACCTCGAGGGAGGCGATCCGGGCCTTCGAGGATGCCGTGGTGGCCGAGCCGCAGATCATCGAGGGCTACCGCCTCTTCGGCGACCCCGACTTCCTCCTCCGCTGCGTCGCCGAGGACCTCCCCGCGTACCAGCGCCTCTACGACGAGCACCTCGCCGCGCTGCCCGGGGTCGCGAAGCTGACCTCCACGATCGTGATGCGCGACCTCAAGGGCACCGGCGGCCTGCCGCTCTAA
- a CDS encoding LysE family translocator has protein sequence MDLSPLLGFAGISLTLALTPGADWAYTIAAGLRARSAVPSVAGLCAGYVVHTALVATGLGVLLAARPDLVAWLSAAGAVYLLWLGAATARGWRRAGFAAAGGTVLPSGERLEDAVRPGRPALDFLKGLGTSGINPKALLLFAAIMPQFVRTDSALPVVAQTTAMGLTHLAFTAVVYSLVAVGARRLLAAKPRRAQAVTLVSGVLMLGIGGFLLAEQAVALVGPALA, from the coding sequence ATGGACCTCAGCCCCCTCCTCGGCTTCGCCGGCATCTCCCTCACCTTGGCCCTCACGCCCGGCGCCGACTGGGCATACACGATCGCGGCCGGCCTGCGGGCGAGGTCCGCGGTACCCTCCGTCGCCGGGCTCTGTGCCGGCTACGTGGTGCACACCGCGCTCGTGGCCACCGGCCTCGGCGTGCTGCTCGCCGCGCGGCCCGACCTGGTCGCGTGGCTCTCCGCGGCGGGCGCCGTCTACCTGCTCTGGCTCGGGGCCGCGACCGCCCGCGGGTGGCGCCGCGCGGGCTTCGCCGCGGCGGGCGGCACGGTCCTGCCCTCCGGGGAGCGGCTCGAGGACGCCGTGCGGCCGGGCCGGCCCGCGCTCGACTTCCTCAAGGGGCTCGGGACGAGCGGGATCAACCCGAAGGCCCTGCTCCTGTTCGCCGCCATCATGCCGCAGTTCGTCAGGACGGACTCGGCCCTGCCCGTGGTCGCGCAGACCACGGCGATGGGGCTGACCCATCTGGCCTTCACCGCGGTGGTCTACAGCCTCGTCGCCGTGGGCGCGCGGCGCCTCCTCGCCGCGAAGCCGCGGCGCGCCCAGGCCGTGACCCTCGTCAGCGGGGTGCTCATGCTCGGCATCGGCGGATTCCTGCTCGCGGAGCAGGCCGTGGCGCTCGTGGGCCCCGCGCTCGCCTGA
- the hemL gene encoding glutamate-1-semialdehyde 2,1-aminomutase, producing MTTSEDLFARARSLMPGGVNSPVRAFGSVGGTPRFLVSARGAYVHDADGRDYVDLVCSWGPALLGHAVPEVLSAVHAAVDRGLSFGASTPDEAALAELVIGRVPAVERLRMVSTGTEATMTAIRLARGFTHRDLIVKFAGCYHGHVDSLLAAAGSGLATLALPGSAGVTAATAAETLVLPYNDLAAVEAAFAEHGPRIAAVITESAPANMGVVTPGEGFNEGLRRITAEHGALLIVDEVLTGFRVGPAGYWGLTGQREGWAPDLFTFGKVIGGGMPVAALGGRAEIMEYLAPLGPVYQAGTLSGNPVAMAAGVATLSLATDAVYAHIDARSAELSEAVSSALSAEGVDHSIQRAGSLFSVAFGTSERGVHNYADAQTQEAYRYGPFFHSMLDSGVYLPPSVFEAWFLSAAHDDAAMNRIYDALPAAAKAAATALPGA from the coding sequence ATGACCACCTCCGAGGACCTCTTCGCCCGCGCCCGCTCGCTCATGCCCGGAGGGGTGAACTCGCCCGTGCGCGCGTTCGGCTCCGTGGGCGGCACGCCGCGGTTCCTCGTCTCCGCCCGAGGCGCGTACGTGCACGACGCCGACGGGCGCGACTACGTGGACCTCGTGTGCTCGTGGGGCCCTGCGCTCCTCGGCCACGCCGTGCCCGAGGTCCTCTCGGCCGTGCACGCCGCCGTGGACCGGGGCCTCTCCTTCGGCGCCTCGACGCCGGACGAGGCCGCGCTCGCCGAGCTCGTGATCGGGCGCGTGCCCGCGGTCGAGCGCCTGCGCATGGTCTCCACCGGCACCGAGGCGACCATGACCGCGATCCGCCTCGCCCGGGGCTTCACCCACCGCGACCTCATCGTGAAGTTCGCCGGCTGCTACCACGGCCACGTGGACTCGCTGCTGGCCGCGGCCGGGTCCGGCCTGGCGACGCTCGCCCTGCCGGGGTCCGCGGGCGTCACCGCCGCGACCGCCGCCGAGACCCTCGTGCTGCCGTACAACGACCTCGCCGCGGTCGAGGCCGCCTTCGCCGAGCACGGGCCGCGGATCGCCGCCGTCATCACCGAGTCCGCCCCGGCCAACATGGGCGTCGTCACCCCGGGGGAGGGCTTCAACGAGGGCCTGCGCCGCATCACCGCCGAGCACGGCGCCCTGCTCATCGTGGACGAGGTGCTCACCGGCTTCCGCGTGGGGCCCGCCGGCTACTGGGGCCTCACCGGGCAGCGCGAGGGCTGGGCGCCGGACCTCTTCACCTTCGGCAAGGTGATCGGCGGCGGCATGCCCGTCGCGGCACTCGGGGGCCGCGCCGAGATCATGGAGTACCTCGCCCCGCTCGGTCCCGTCTACCAGGCCGGCACCCTGTCCGGGAACCCGGTGGCGATGGCCGCCGGAGTGGCGACTCTCTCCCTGGCCACCGATGCCGTCTACGCCCACATCGACGCCCGCTCGGCCGAGCTGTCCGAGGCCGTCTCCTCGGCGCTGTCCGCCGAGGGCGTGGACCACTCGATCCAGCGGGCCGGCAGCCTGTTCTCCGTCGCGTTCGGCACCTCCGAGCGCGGCGTGCACAACTACGCCGACGCCCAGACGCAGGAGGCGTACCGCTACGGGCCGTTCTTCCACTCGATGCTGGACTCCGGGGTGTACCTGCCCCCGAGCGTCTTCGAGGCCTGGTTCCTCTCCGCGGCCCACGACGACGCGGCGATGAACCGGATCTACGACGCCCTCCCGGCCGCCGCCAAGGCCGCCGCGACGGCGCTGCCGGGCGCGTAG
- a CDS encoding LLM class flavin-dependent oxidoreductase: protein MHMHGTSERPPVLLGLNTFGDVGLGPDGAPKPEAQVIREVVEEGVLADQVGLHSFDVGEHHRRDFAVSAPEVVLSAIAAKTEHVRLGSAVTVLSSDDPVRVFQRFATLDAVSSGRAEVILGRGSFIESFPLFGFDLEDYETLFEEKLELFDRVRSQKPVHWQGRHRGPISGLTAYPHVEEGLLPVWVGVGGTPQSVVRAAHYGYPVSFAIIGGEPARFAPYVELYKRSLEKFGKPYTMLATHSPGHVADTDEQAREELFPHWLAMRNRLGEERGWGPGSRTEFNAQASRPGALYVGSPETVARKIADTHRALGTERFDLKYSNGTLPHGAMMKSIELYGTKVAPLVADMLA from the coding sequence ATGCATATGCATGGAACCAGTGAGAGGCCTCCCGTCCTCCTCGGCCTGAACACGTTCGGCGACGTGGGCCTCGGGCCCGATGGCGCCCCGAAACCCGAGGCCCAGGTGATCCGGGAGGTCGTCGAGGAGGGCGTCCTGGCCGACCAGGTCGGCCTGCACTCCTTCGACGTCGGCGAGCACCACCGCAGGGACTTCGCGGTCTCGGCGCCCGAGGTGGTCCTCTCCGCGATCGCCGCGAAGACCGAGCACGTGCGCCTCGGCTCCGCGGTCACGGTGCTCTCCTCGGACGACCCGGTCCGGGTCTTCCAGCGGTTCGCGACGCTCGACGCCGTCTCCTCCGGCCGCGCGGAGGTCATCCTCGGCCGCGGCTCCTTCATCGAGTCCTTCCCGCTCTTCGGGTTCGACCTCGAGGACTACGAGACGCTGTTCGAGGAGAAGCTCGAGCTCTTCGACCGCGTCCGCTCGCAGAAGCCGGTCCACTGGCAGGGCCGGCACCGCGGGCCGATCAGCGGGCTCACGGCCTACCCCCACGTCGAGGAGGGCCTCCTGCCCGTGTGGGTCGGCGTGGGCGGGACCCCGCAGTCGGTGGTGCGCGCCGCGCACTACGGCTACCCCGTGAGCTTCGCGATCATCGGCGGCGAGCCTGCCCGCTTCGCCCCGTACGTCGAGCTCTACAAGCGCTCGCTCGAGAAGTTCGGCAAGCCGTACACCATGCTCGCCACCCACTCGCCGGGCCACGTCGCGGACACCGACGAGCAGGCCCGCGAAGAGCTCTTCCCGCACTGGCTCGCGATGCGCAACCGGCTGGGCGAGGAGCGCGGCTGGGGCCCCGGCAGCCGCACGGAGTTCAACGCCCAGGCCTCCCGCCCCGGCGCGCTCTACGTCGGCTCGCCGGAGACGGTGGCCCGGAAGATCGCCGACACCCACCGCGCCCTCGGCACCGAGCGCTTCGACCTCAAGTACTCCAACGGCACCCTGCCGCACGGCGCCATGATGAAGAGCATCGAGCTCTACGGCACCAAGGTGGCACCCCTCGTGGCCGACATGCTCGCCTAG